DNA from Cyprinus carpio isolate SPL01 chromosome B3, ASM1834038v1, whole genome shotgun sequence:
GAATTATTATGCCGTATATACTGATGTTGCATCAGTTATTCTACTTTTATTCCCACTTTTAAATTCTGGTACATAAAATGCTGCACCCGTTCGCCCTGTCTCTGGGTTTTTAGATCCATCAGTGTACATatgaataacagtattaatataTTCTAGTGTAAAATACTTAATTTCACCTTCAAACTAtcctttttgtattttgttatgtatTCTAAAATCAATTTGTGGCTCACTTAAAAACCAAGGTggtatttttggcaaatgtaaaagctctttcacaccaaaagcctcaggctgaaggaaatgtaaattaacgtctgtacagtagaacacagaagaaattcaacactcttcagcaataaaaaaagaagaaatgttagtttatcttgtgtaatttttgcttattagtatggctgaattggatcatcgaaggtcagcagcaaattggttaataaaatgggattaaatgcaaaaaatatatttataatataaaacatataaaaatatcacaTACTCAGATTCTCTAAAAttcttttattattcattttgaggaaaactaaatctgattttttttttttttttatattcaataaataaaatgaattaatgcatgttcacatttattctagaTCTAAAGTAACAtcttactcccgatttctctcaacaagGAGACAGGGgatctttcaattaaaaaatgggaaaaaagtaactcagatattttcttgtaaattaaaaagtaatggattactttactagttacttgaaaaaagtaatctgattacgtaactcgcgttacttgtaatgcattacccccaacactgttttTGAGTATACTGGATTAATATCCAATTATGTTGTTTCTGACAGCACTTGAGAAATATTGCTGTTATGATATAATGATATGATCCCTCACTGGTGttgtcttttcttctctttcgGTCTCTTGTGTGTTCCCTATGTTATTCATCCAGCAAGGCAAAGTGTCGTGGCttatggagctaaactctgatgTTTAACAAAGCACCGTAATGAGTGGGAAAGTCTGGATATTGATCACTGTGAGTTATAATCAGTCTTTGCTAACATATTAGTGGAAGGCCTTGGAAGCCTCTCAGTGAGGTGTTGTGTGgctgcagtttattttttattgcaccTCGTTAAAGATAGCCCATGTTAAATGTTTTACGAGATATAATCTACACAGTGTTTCCATAAAATGcataacataaaattaattatttcagaTGACAGTTGTCCAGAGGTGAGACTTGATTTTTGGCATTTGTTTCATAGGCAGTTTCTTTCATCACCCATGTTTACCATGTCCAGTCCAAGTGTATGGAGCAAGACATTAAGGCACATCTGGTGAGTCTATCCAtaattgtttttgtgattttctgcCCATATCATCCCAAATAAATCTGAGGCTTGTTGCTTTTAATCCtgcacatttctgatttttttaatttgggaaAGAATTCTGCAATAATGTGCAAACTTTAAGTGTTTTCTAAAAAGAGTTTACTGCCATAATGTTAAGTCATGTTATATGTCCATAACAGCTAGCTGTGTTATCCTTCTTACAactaagtgttttatttatttatttatttttgatagtgGGACAAATGTATTTTGTTCTGTTCTAATTCATTCTACACATGTCTAATAATTCTACATAGAATTCAGTAAAATCTAAAAGTGTCTTGGTTAATATGTCTTTATTGTATATATCAAAACATCAGCACAACTGGCATTTATTTTTCTGACTTTGTTGAACATTGCTAATTCAACAAAGTAGTGGTTGTTCTCCCAGGACATTTGTATCAACTTGAAAACTGGCTTCATAAATCTACAAAAGTGtaaaaatggttaaattaatTGAAAGAGTGGAAATGTGAGATTATTTCTGAGAAAAGCTTTagcatcttttttgtttttgcaaatgcCACCTGGGTTGAAATTTTgagtataatgtattttaatgtcttgcttatatattatgtatattaaccTGCCAACGATTTATGTCTGCAAGAATGCATAGCTAGATATGTGGTTaattattttcagaaagattCCCTTTAGTTTTCTCTAAGgacatgaaattaaatgatttttgacAGCAGCAGGGTTAGTTTAACCAGCAGTTGGATGGATGGGTTTGTGAGGGGGGTTCATCTGTCTGTTGTCCATCTGTTTAACATATGgacccaaataataaaaaaacaaattattcagtgttttgtgagacaaaaatgttcattaattgAGGTCTCTGTCATGATGCGGTTTGGATGAAGCACACGGTGCAAGGGTAATCTGGAAGGGAGTCTTTAATTATCAATCCAAGAGTTAAACACAGAAGAACATGGGGAGTAAAAGACAACAACAGCAACTTCAAAGCAAGACATGGGAACTGAGGAAAACACAGTGCATATAAACACATGGAACATAATCAGGGAAAACTGAAACAGGTGTTTTCAGAACAAAATCAAAACAGGAGAACAGAAAAGACTAATCAGGAAAAACTGTGTCAAAGCTGGATCAATAGAAATGCAGTGAATtcaaaaccaaaacagaacataaaTGTGACAGTCTCAGAATTtagtcaaatgtaaaaaaaaaaaaaaatattgaggtGCATCCAAATTTGCATGCTTGTGCCATTTTTAGTATAAATAATGTGAGAAGTGAGTTCACACtgtaaattccaaaaaaaaaaaaaaaaaggtgtggaTTGTTGGACACTTTATGCACTTTCCTAATGGAGGGGGAAGGGCTTTAATGCTGGATGACAGTTTACACAATTAATACACTAGATAATTGTCACAGTTATGAACTTTTAGTTTAGTCCATTTCTGTTAGTTCCTTCCggttcctgtttttccttatttggttatgttcctgtTCTTCTAAGTTCATCATTAGTTAACCCCCTTCACCTGTCTGCCCCCTTTTAGTTCCTTCCTGAGTTCAGTTCTTTGTCTGGTGTTTTCCATGGTACCTTGTGTGTATTCCTGTCTTGGTTAACCTGTCTTTGTGtggataataataaatacatgtttatattccTTCATCTTCATCGTGCGCTTGTCTTCTTACACACATGCCTATATGTGCATAGTGTATTGTGCATCATTTGGAACCAGTgcagtcaaatgattaatcgcatccaaaataaaagtttccataatatatgtactgtatgtgaactgtgtatatttatgtatatataaatacacatacagtatatattttgaaaatatattatgtatatatttatattctacggaagttctaagcggccatccattataatttttttcctctttgttttctcgttataacgacttaattttctcgttatctcgacataacgaaagtcgttttctcgttataagcgacttaattttctcgttactgacataacgaaggtcgttttcccccccccccccctcgttatacgacatgaaagttttaaattgctatagtaacgaactcaacaGGCATCTGATtatgcaggcgctcttactgtagcctatagcaaattttgcttcgcctaggtaataacaatactgtataaataaagtgtgatgtgattttttccagttttttttttccagagacacagtacaacgaacgttttgtttttgtaattaacatgtttaaatggcacaCACCGCGCCATTAGATGCTTGGATACACTTTGTACACAATTttcctttatatgaaataatttatatatcaatttgtattttgtagtagtcattatgtggcagatatcatgtgtgttacaagcttctgtttgaaaagagcgttcatgtgtacgtgtagtgtatgtgtgtgtgtgtagaaaaacaATTcgacattacagaacaaaactgaattaaattagcctatggattttttacatatacatcacatttattCATCAATATGGTTTGTTATTcttagtaataaggaaaagaagacATCAGTACATGTTACAATGGTTAATCAGTCCTACTTGTAATAAACAGAAccatctccgcttattaactacctaatcattaaattaaaattaaatttaaattaatcatgagcctcACAAATTAATGTGCAAACAGAATACTGATCTgacagaatgcgttggtgaaactcagCATTTCATACCTATTCAtatgattcaagcatttaacattttatgaattaattaaatgtcagtaataaactgCAAATCGATGAGGAAGGTCCGCTTACAGTAAAGTTTATACAACACCCCACAGTTATATTCACTATAACCTTCGCAGTTTTGTaatttcttagagaaaaattaagtcgttataagaTGAAAACGAACTGTTTTATTCGAGAtaaacgagaaaattaagtcgtattatttaatgcatggccgcttagaaaaCTGAgctaatatgtaaatattaatataaaaacattattatattattcttaaatgcatgtgtatttatatatacataataaatatacaccgtgtacacacacatatttagcttttattaatCAAAGCACTTTTGGAATAAATACTTTTGTATCTAcagtttttcaataatttttttttctctcactcataattaatatttaaacaaacactaacaaataaataaaaaaaattaaaaaaaaagatttttttgtctctcatggttaatgtttatttcaacattcactaatacattattaaaatgtattacaaaagaTGTAACTGTAACCAATGTGCTACTTAATTTAACGTTAATGTTAGTTTGCCAATGCATGTATTTAATAGGAACACAAGATTGTAAATACTGTTACCAAAGTGTTACCTTCAAATCAGTTTTTCTTATCAAACTATCAttgtaatattcattttttttttttaagtagccttGTAATGGTCAGGATAATCTACAatcattattgtaaaaaataaaccaatttaAGATGATACAAGATGACATTCTGATCACACTgtcagggttttatttttttttttgtgcaagtttatttatactttattgtaCAGTACGTGCACTTACCTGTATTAAAGTGTACTTGCATAAGAAAGTGCTGAATAATAAAAGGTATCTACATGGGTTagagttaggtttagggttagtactTAGTTACTACCTAGTTATcgtaattattacaattaaatatgtgcatgcTGTAAGGTCCGTGCACTTGGCCCAAGGAAGGTATCCaatgctggctgaaggtttcttgcgttTTTGGTCTTTTCAGCGCACAAAGTTATTCAATTTAAGTTCAATtctaatataatcattttattatctAAACTCAAAACATACTATTAATTTAACTATAACCTAGAATAAAGGTCAAATTGCAAATTTGTCTTTCTCCAATcactaataataactataatattattaataatcattattattctgacaaaggtgctgtatgtaagattttgactctactaaagcataaaaataccataatatgtttgcagatatttaagaaacatgctaagttaacatacttgtttatctgaaaaatgaTGCTACAGTCTGtttttctcctttgaaaatgtgcgttccaggccggaatgtcaatctttgttttggtttgtgaaacccgcccactgccagtttacccaactgtatttcgacatcccgggttgccagttgacggaaaacacagcgtatttcatttcattcatctcaagtgcgctcgttcctgtttgtgtcgtcaatctggcaacctgtgtgtgcatcaagtctgaggaggaggggccggttaaaaaaacttgaatttggactgcaatacctagttcaaccactcggtgtcaatcctacatacagcacctttaactctttactttatatttactcgtTCATTAGGAATCCATGTTGCTCAGGGTGTATCATGCCGGCTGATGTACATGTAACCCATGATCACAAACTCTCCAGTCTGATCattagtcagaggttatgactaactATTTAGTAGGTCACCCATGCTTACCATTATTTAAATAGTGGTTCTGTTAAGTCCCCTACAGTCACCCACGtaacaacttagttaaagctcaaacaataatcagcggttatacTAGTACTATTTGTCTAGTCCCCGATAGTTAATATAACtacatacaatttaattaatgctgagacaataaccagagATTATGGCCAGTACTATGAAATATGCCCAAACCATGCTAATACTCCAGTAGTATATTGTCTAGCCCCCCACAGTTaatgcaactgcataacaacttaactaaagtcaagcagttagtcagaaatctataatctcacctgatgtgccccatgctccatctaacCTGAGATCTAGTTTGTACTAACCCTAGACGCAGATTTGTGGCAACATacgccttcacttaatctacttgagaaaattATTTCAGAGTAAGTCAAAATAGAATCAAATGCAACAATTTATTATTAgccaggtaaatatgtattatgccaattacatagccaattccaagatatcaaatcaatataaaacatcaaattctcaaagataaagATGCATACCTGGCTTTTAGataaatacatagtatgaagtttgtggacacacttcatgctATGGGCTCAGTCTGGCTACAGAATCACCCTGACCCTTTTGCTGCAGtcctttaaatacaaaacaaataaaacacccCCCAAACGGAGGCATGTacaaacaattggaatttgcattagtTTACACCTCaatgggaacagaaggtaatttacatggaagaccctgggaaagggcactcccattacagtaagcaaaatatctcttaactcttaggatctgtattatcttttagtctacttttgtaagattgagaccattgtaccagttgcactgagacatttcaaatgataccagatatgactgttagttcacttgcattggcattttcatgtaatcattttgagcagactgagtagaaggaagcatgggtgaagggatttaaaatgaaacaaatggacAAAAACGAAGGAAGTCTCCTGCACTTCCACTCTGTGtggtgtctcgaagatgcccgtgtatgtttgtcttgtttgtttctcagtttctgagTTTCTTTCATCCTTACAATATTGAAaaggactttaaaataaagtgccaCCGTTTATTTTATAACTGGTTATATATATTGACTGTACCTGATCCCTTAAATATGTCCATACTGTATCTTCTCTTAAATGCCCATAGGATGAGCTGTTGTTGGAAGGTCACATGTTTCAGATTAAGGTGTTCTCACCTGAAACGGAGGTAAGAGCAAGAACATAAGGtgacttttatttacttattaactttgtttacctttatttacttttaatattgttattagcAGTAGTTGTATATTGTGTTATAATAAGAAGTATTAGCTtgttgaaatgtttcttgttatCCCAAGTGTATTGTACAGAAAAAGACGCAATAAGAGTTTATTAACTTTAGCCAGAAAACTTTATTTCTCTTGTCAGTTTATACTGGTAtgaattttagtttaaataattgagtttaataatcaataatagtTATGTTATGGTTATTGGTTACATTATTTTCCTGACTATTTTTCCAGGAACATGCGCTTCTGTCAGTAATAAATACCCTCTGTACAAACTGGAAAAATAATAAGGAGAAGGATAAATTAACAGTTGTAAAAACCTTTTACATAATGCTGTATAAAGTGAGTATGCTGCTTACTCTACCatattctgtcattctgtttcaaatatcaaaatgattCAGTTGCATTCACTGCATTGTTTCCCTATTTCTATCTATAGCTAGAGgaaaattttgaggaaaaaaacttTTGTGCAAATCTCAATTGCATGGATGCTTACACAGTACGTGGCATTGACACAGCCACTTTTGGAGAAATGTATAGAAAATCTTGCAATGGATCTGTATCAGGTATAGACATTTAACCTCTCATAATTTATCCTTTTCCTTTAGTCTTGCCCTTccttaatttattcataatatgaACAATGGACACCATAAATCTCTGGCAAGGCAACACTTATTTGTAGCTGAAGGCATTGAATTAGccagaatatttataaaaacaaacaagctaaaTTACACGAACTGGATATATAGAATGTTATGAATAATACATGTTTGAAAATGCACAGTttgctcactttctctcttttttcaacTTAGACCTGAAGTGTCCATCAAAGAGTAAGTTAGTTTACATTGTCTCATTTACAGTATATCCATGATGTACCTTTTTGTCTactctttgtaaaaaaaaaaaaagagtcagtaAGCTGATGGAAAGGAAAATGTTAACTTGTTTAAGCAATAGCTgattatttttcacacacacatataaaaactgTGAATGTCTGGATGTTTCTAGTAGCTCTTACtataatgttaattattccaAAGAAACTGATTTCTTTAGCTCACACAGTATTACACGTTAATCTCTGAGTGTTGTTGTACAGAAATTGTTGTTGAATTATTCTGTTGAAACCTTTTGTAATAGATCATGTTTTGTGTCAAACAGGCACACCTTTAACAACGATCAGCCCAACTCCTGAATTCAGTAAGCTAACTCAGTTTCTTATTTCACATCTCAAACACAGATATTTGAACTGCCATTCAcaagtatttaaattaaaaacagatcattcataaattcatgtacattcaaatataagtatttataaaatgatttacatCAAAGTTTCATGTCAGATCTAACTACATTCCCTACTAAACAAATCTAATTATTAAATAGTGACAACAAACAAAGTATCTCGCTTTGTCAAGAATGTCTGGGTTTTTTACTTATTGAAGAAGATGTGAAGCTAAAGATAATAGAAGGGAAAAGCAAACCATCACATTCAAAGTCTTGCCCATATATCCGCTTTCTGAGCACATGCGTGGTATTATAGCTGTCTTTTGAAGCTAAGTGTAATGTAATCTGTTTTCTAATTAATCAGGCATAACGGTCAGTTTATTCACCACAGATCATGAAAGTtcaatattgtattgtatttcatATTCACATCAACACAGATTACAGCACAGATACTTTATCTGCCACGTTAATCAGAGTTTTTTGACATCAAACCACATTTTCTAATCACATAGGCATAACATCTTTAACAACATTGGTCAGCCCAAACATCACTGCTCCTGAAAGTAAGGATCCCATTAATCTTCTTGAATTAAGTACATGCTGAATATTTGCACGTAATACACTGAGCATTTAATTCAGTAAAGGAAACCAACAgaaatttaactgaaaatatccttaaagggatagttcacccaaaaatgaaaatgtaatgtttatctgcttaccccaggacattcaagatgtagacgactttgtt
Protein-coding regions in this window:
- the LOC109062005 gene encoding uncharacterized protein LOC109062005 isoform X1 gives rise to the protein MSGKVWILITAVSFITHVYHVQSKCMEQDIKAHLDELLLEGHMFQIKVFSPETEEHALLSVINTLCTNWKNNKEKDKLTVVKTFYIMLYKLEENFEEKNFCANLNCMDAYTVRGIDTATFGEMYRKSCNGSVSDLKCPSKSTPLTTISPTPEFSITSLTTLVSPNITAPENLTADPSARTETFIKDENQWATIKTCFGLLVVSFLLNIVLLFTVFHMHRKSETSSEMTHSEL
- the LOC109062005 gene encoding uncharacterized protein LOC109062005 isoform X2 is translated as MSGKVWILITAVSFITHVYHVQSKCMEQDIKAHLDELLLEGHMFQIKVFSPETEEHALLSVINTLCTNWKNNKEKDKLTVVKTFYIMLYKLEENFEEKNFCANLNCMDAYTVRGIDTATFGEMYRKSCNGSVSDLKCPSKSTPLTTISPTPEFIKDENQWATIKTCFGLLVVSFLLNIVLLFTVFHMHRKSETSSEMTHSEL